In the Vanessa cardui chromosome 10, ilVanCard2.1, whole genome shotgun sequence genome, one interval contains:
- the LOC124532693 gene encoding phagocyte signaling-impaired protein yields MAVRPQHMHDGGIVERRLRPIYDWLDNGNNKKALQEAEKVLKKSPSLQAAKALKALALYRLGKGPEAHALLDALAEEKPSDDSTLQAMTISYRESQQFHKVCALYEAAVKSEPTNEELYSHLFMSYVRVGDYRSQQRSAMALYKFAPKNPYYFWAVMSIVLQAKSTDDVTKKGILLSLAQRMVDNFIAENKMEAEQEARLYIMILELQEKWNDILNFIEGPLYSQLVPRSTAQASIPYMKKLGHWRRLNLLCKDLLWDNQDRWDYYLPYFDSVFQLMNNTEADSESGADDTAEKCHEFICQLVESMSSGRTLRGPYLARLELWKRLSVDGDPTALLGSGVALCIQYLRVFASKPCAVPDLKPYLAMIPQKEREDRCRDFLTCLGYDENSEPESQDDIQRHISCLSAWRLTSPMCTADEYLDVAATLRRQYLRCVSRRLVTATTTEFCAADGYGILAAHHYFYAAVQQQNASPIVEALCLLELVLHKSPANFHAKVLLIALYHLLGNAVAAESVYRRLEAKHVQLVSLGWLHAARLAAALAPARALPLLADTHAFHRHHAKDSMEHLTYAYKYGTFEKLVELGAWGARLEACAWCALAARERALLALLAGPRAPLHAPPRLPAAPADNRDLNAIVSWEPPQCIDPELKSRTFEQDVAYLRLKDALVSAIALCIECSDNRSAEEKGPQLEELQACIDAFGGAMDKCREKYGGKQRLSVSAPLPSRIIAFVSSSVPYRELYACALRMTGALCGARAARGREHGAELRAQLAASARALPPPPAPPAPWPLRDTLEAYANYLEFIGVVTFLLGVCNELTAPANTKKTKKKANQSPDQILTSELLSQLNDDVQDVIAYLEDVFEKWPTYDYSVSKLEDELAKLDINDKYQCPVEQKLKNGLEEVLTDVKNILKKKSKYLKSLQ; encoded by the exons atggcAGTACGGCCGCAGCACATGCATGATGGTGGCATTGTGGAACGTAGATTACGTCCAATTTATG ACTGGTTAGATAATGGAAACAATAAAAAGGCCTTGCAGGAGGCGGAGAAAGTGTTAAAGAAAAGTCCTTCCTTACAAGCCGCCAAGGCTCTCAAAGCGCTTGCTTTATATAGGTTAGGAAAGGGACCGGAGGCCCACGCTTTGCTGGATGCCCTTGCTGAAGAGAAACCTAGCGATGATTCTACGCTACAGGCAATGACAATATCCTATAGGGAATCTCAGCAGT TTCACAAGGTATGTGCATTGTATGAAGCAGCCGTGAAATCAGAGCCAACAAATGAGGAACTATATTCACATCTATTCATGTCATATGTGAGGGTTGGAGATTACCGATCACAACAGCGGTCTGCGATGGCGTTGTACAAGTTTGCACCTAAAAATCCTTACTACTTTTGGGCCGTGATGAGCATTGTCTTACAA GCTAAAAGTACCGATGATGTTACAAAGAAAGGCATTCTTTTGTCGTTAGCTCAGAGAATGGTGGACAATTTTATAGCAGAAAACAAAATGGAGGCTGAACAAGAAGCCCGGTTGTACATCATGATATTGGAGCTGCAAGAGAAATGGAACGACATACTTAACTTTATCGAAGGACCTCTGTACTCTCAACTGGTTCCACGGTCCACAGCCCAAGCTAGTATACCGTACATGAAGAAGCTTGGACATTGGAGGCGACTAAATTTACTCTGTAAAGATTTGTTATGGGACAATCAGGATCGTTGGGATTATTACCTACCATATTTTGATTCTGTCTTCCAACTGATGAACAATACAGAAGCTGATTCGGAAAGCGGTGCTGATGATACAGCTGAGAAATGTCACGAATTTATCTGTCAACTTGTCGAAAGCATGTCTTCTGGTCGGACTTTGAGAGGCCCGTATTTAGCTAGATTAGAATTATGGAAGAGGTTGTCTGTTGATGGTGATCCCACAGCTTTACTCGGTAGTGGTGTAGCTTTATGTATTCAGTATTTAAGAGTGTTCGCAAGTAAACCTTGTGCAGTGCCCGACTTGAAACCATATTTAGCGATGATACCTCAGAAGGAGAGGGAGGATCGTTGCAGGGACTTCTTAACATGTTTAGGCTATGATGAGAACAGTGAACCTGAATCG CAAGACGATATCCAGCGCCACATATCCTGTCTGTCCGCGTGGCGGCTCACGTCGCCCATGTGTACTGCGGACGAGTACCTGGATGTGGCTGCGACGCTACGTCGACAGTATCTGCGCTGCGTCAGTCGGAGACTAGTGACGGCCACGACTACGGAGTTCTGTGCAGCCGATGGTTACGGGATTCTAGCTGCACATCACTATTTCTATGCTG ctgtGCAACAGCAGAATGCCTCGCCTATAGTAGAAGCATTATGTTTACTAGAGCTAGTCTTGCATAAATCACCTGCTAATTTCCACGCTAAGGTGCTACTTATCGCTCTTTACCATTTACTGG GCAACGCCGTGGCGGCGGAGTCGGTGTACCGGCGTCTGGAGGCCAAGCATGTGCAACTGGTGTCGCTGGGCTGGCTGCACGCGGCGCGCCTGGCGGCCGCGCTGGCGCCCGCGCGCGCGCTGCCGCTGCTGGCCGACACGCACGCCTTCCACCGCCACCACGCCAAGGAC AGCATGGAGCACCTGACGTACGCGTACAAGTACGGCACGTTCGAGAAGCTGGTGGAGCTGGGCGCGTGGGGCGCGCGGCTGGAGGCGTGCGCGTGGTGCGCGCTGGCCGCCCGCGAGCGCGCGCTGCTGGCGCTGCTGGCCGGCCCGCGCGCGCCGCTGCACGCGCCGCCGCGCctgcccgccgcgcccgc tgACAATCGCGATCTTAACGCCATCGTGAGCTGGGAACCGCCGCAATGCATCGATCCTGAACTTAAATCGCGCACTTTCGAGCAAGACGTAGCGTATTTGCGCCTCAAGGACGCCCTGGTTTCCGCTATCG CACTGTGTATAGAATGCTCAGACAACCGTAGCGCAGAGGAAAAGGGTCCACAGTTGGAGGAGCTGCAGGCCTGCATCGACGCGTTCGGAGGCGCTATGGACAAGTGTCGCGAGAAGTACGGCGGCAAGCAGCGCCTCAGTGTGTCCGCGCCGCTGCCCTCCAGGATCATTG CTTTCGTGAGCTCGTCGGTGCCGTACCGGGAGCTGTACGCGTGCGCGCTGCGCATGACGGGCGCGCTGTGcggcgcgcgggcggcgcgcgggcGCGAGCACGGCGCCGAGCTGCGCGCGCAGCTGGCCGCGTCCGCGCGCGCGCTGcccccgccgcccgcgccccccgcgccctgGCCCCTGCGCGACACGCTGGAGGCCTACGCCAACTATCTGGAG TTTATCGGTGTCGTGACCTTCCTGCTGGGCGTGTGTAACGAGTTGACAGCTCCGGCGAATACGAAGAAGACGAAAAAGAAGGCGAACCAGTCCCCGGACCAGATCCTCACGTCGGAGCTGCTGAGCCAACTGAACGACGACGTGCAGGATGTCATAGCCTACCTTGAAGATGTCTTTGAGAAGTGGCCGACGTACGACTACAGCGTCTCGAAACTAGAAGATGAACTGGCGAAACTAGACATTAACGACAAATATCAGTGCCCGGTggaacaaaaacttaaaaacgGACTCGAAGAAGTTCTTACGGatgttaagaatattttaaaaaagaaatcgaagtatttaaaatctttacaaTAA
- the LOC124532700 gene encoding uncharacterized protein LOC124532700 — protein MNIIWYGVAILVLLEKGVNGHGRLIEPPSRASAWRYGFDTPHNYNDHELYCGGFTRQWNKNGGKCGVCGDAWDAPKPRPHELGGRFGKGVIVRRYAPKDTIVIKVELTANHNGFFEFRVCDDPKATDQDCMDKSILHLEGRTETKYYPREGNRIYEMKYQLPDNLECTHCVMQWRYIAGNNWGTCDNGTGAVGCGPQEEFRACADIAIGDRFTTTTRRPRPTYVPTSKRPPVPIPEESTGSAWYGILIALLTLCVAIAAMAGIYLYYYRGGINIKNLLKSKVPKPAPVPPPRHKRASLSRETPPEISAPKIISDSGFETVDLRSK, from the coding sequence ATAATATGGTACGGCGTAGCGATCCTGGTTTTACTGGAAAAAGGCGTAAATGGACATGGAAGGCTAATTGAACCTCCGTCGCGGGCATCGGCCTGGCGTTATGGATTCGACACACCACACAACTATAATGACCACGAGTTGTATTGTGGAGGATTTACCAGACAGTGGAATAAAAATGGAGGCAAATGTGGTGTCTGCGGGGACGCCTGGGACGCGCCTAAGCCTCGCCCCCACGAGCTAGGAGGCAGATTTGGAAAGGGTGTTATCGTCCGACGTTATGCTCCAAAAGACACGATAGTTATAAAAGTAGAATTAACGGCCAATCACAATGGATTCTTTGAATTTAGAGTGTGTGATGATCCGAAAGCTACAGATCAGGATTGCATGGATAAATCAATTCTTCATTTGGAAGGAAGGACTGAAACAAAATACTATCCTCGCGAGGGTAACAGAATTTACGAGATGAAATATCAACTGCCTGATAACTTGGAATGCACTCATTGTGTCATGCAATGGAGATACATCGCTGGTAACAATTGGGGAACGTGCGACAATGGGACGGGTGCGGTTGGTTGCGGGCCTCAAGAGGAATTTAGGGCTTGTGCGGACATAGCTATAGGAGACCGCTTCACAACTACGACGAGAAGACCAAGACCAACATACGTTCCAACCAGCAAGAGGCCTCCAGTGCCAATTCCAGAAGAATCTACCGGAAGTGCATGGTACGGCATCCTCATTGCCCTGCTCACTCTGTGCGTCGCCATTGCCGCGATGGCAGGCATATACCTGTACTACTACAGAGgtggtataaatataaagaaccTCTTGAAATCCAAAGTGCCCAAGCCTGCTCCAGTTCCTCCTCCAAGACACAAAAGAGCGTCTCTCTCCAGAGAAACTCCCCCAGAAATATCCGCACCAAAAATTATATCAGACTCCGGCTTCGAAACAGTAGATCTAAGATCGAAATAA